A portion of the Poecile atricapillus isolate bPoeAtr1 chromosome 7, bPoeAtr1.hap1, whole genome shotgun sequence genome contains these proteins:
- the ACOT11 gene encoding acyl-coenzyme A thioesterase 11 isoform X1, whose amino-acid sequence MLSFFWLRPLSPGTLPGELRPCAGKSSPAFLGTSWELQGALERGCLLKMVKGNIIVPEDILSFCCNGLQGSTSPPRAGEPGEREEAPGAMASPSPARNPTEVQMSQLVLPCHTNHRGELSTGQLLKWIDTAACLSAERHAGCPCVTASMDDIYFEHTISQPSVSPAGQRDGRSGVGVGQVVNIKAKVNRAFNSSMEVGIQVSYEDLCSGKHCSICKAYATFVAQGPLGSKVRLKPLTPQTEEEKIEYSIAAERRRMRLVHKDTLKDLLIRSPQETELETRDCSGAVPAERTRVESVELVLPPHANHQGNTFGGQIMAWMENVATIAASRLCRAHPTLRAIEMFHFRGPSQVGDRLVLKAIVNNAFKNSMEVGVSAEAYGQEMSVSRRHINSAFMTFVVLDQEGHPRTLPMVAPEPGDGERRYREASARKKIRLDRKYVVSCKQTEVPLSVPWDQSNKVYLSYNNVSALKMLVAKAHWVLAREKEKVRMYTLEEDKFLSFRIEISVCIPASRAFSLLSNLRRRHEWDSHYVSAELVQKVDDDDMIYHVVSQKLRNENKPQDFVILASRRKPCSRGDPYVVAFRSVTLPTHPARDEYTRGETLCSGFCIWPESEEMSKVAYYNQAMPGYLNYVTTNVAGLSSDICSTFEACEKFLLKNKEDLISRLQDF is encoded by the exons GTGTCTCTTAAAAATGGTCAAGGGGAATATTATAGTCCCTGAAGACATCCTGAGCTTCTGTTGCAATGGCCTCCAG GGCTCGACCTCTCCACCACGTGCTGGGGAGCCAGGGGAGCGGGAGGAGGCGCCGGGGGCCATGGCGAGCCCCTCGCCTGCCCGCAACCCCACCGAGGTGCAGATGAGCCAGCTGGTGCTGCCCTGCCACACCAACCACCGCGGCGAGCTCAGCACCGGCCAGCTGCTCAAGTGGATCGACACGGCCGCCTGCCTCTCCG ccGAGAGACACGCCGGCTGCCCGTGCGTCACAGCTTCCATGGATGATATCTATTTTGAGCACACCATTAG CCAGCCGTCTGTAAGCCCTGCTGGGCAGCGGGACGGGAGGAGCGGTGTCGG CGTTGGGCAAGTTGTCAACATCAAAGCCAAAGTGAACCGAGCCTTTAACTCCAGCATGGAG GTGGGCATCCAGGTGAGCTACGAAGACCTGTGCAGCGGGAAGCACTGCAGCATCTGCAAGGCGTACGCCACCTTCGTGGCACAGGGCCCCTTGGGCAGCAAG GTGAGGCTGAAGCCGCTGACCCCGCAGACAGAGGAGGAGAAGATCGAGTACAGCATCGCCGCCGAGCGCCGCCGCATGCGCCTGGTGCACAAGGACACCCTCAAGGACCTCCTCATCCGCAGCCCCCAGGAAACCG AGCTGGAGACGCGGGACTGCAGTGGGGCGGTGCCTGCAGAAAGAACGCGGGTGGAGAGCGTGGAGCTGGTGCTGCCTCCACACGCCAACCACCAGGGCAACACCTTTGGTGGGCAGATCATGGCCTGGATGGAGAACGTGGCCACCATCGCAGCCAG ccgGCTGTGCCGCGCCCACCCCACGCTGAGGGCCATCGAGATGTTCCACTTTCGGGGACCGTCGCAAGTCGGAGACCGCCTGGTGCTCAAAGCCATCGTCAACAACGCCTTCAAAAACAG CATGGAGGTGGGGGTCAGCGCCGAGGCCTACGGCCAGGAGATGTCCGTCAGCCGCAGGCACATCAACAGCGCCTTCATGACCTTCGTGGTGCTGGACCAGGAGGGTCATCCCCGCACGCTGCCCATGGTGGCACCCGAGCCGGGG GATGGAGAAAGGAGGTACAGAGAAGCCAgtgctaggaaaaaaattcgGCTGGACCG AAAATACGTCGTCTCCTGCAAACAGACCGAGGTGCCGCTCTCCGTGCCCTGGGACCAAAGCAACAAG gttTACCTGAGCTACAACAACGTCTCTGCGCTGAAGATGCTCGTGGCCAAAGCCCACTGGGTGCTcgccagggaaaaggaaaag GTGCGGATGTACACGCTGGAGGAGGACAAGTTCCTGTCTTTCCGCATCGAGATATCCGTCTGCATCCCGGCCAGCCGAGCCTTCTCCCTGCTCTCCAACCTGCGGCGCCGGCACGAGTGGGACAGCCACTACGT GAGTGCTGAGCTTGTCCAGAAGGTCGATGACGATGACATGATCTACCACGTGGTGAGCCAGAAGCTCAGAAACGAGAACAAACCACAGGACTTTGTTATCCTGGCGTCCCGGCGGAAGCCCTGCAGCAGGGG GGACCCCTACGTGGTGGCCTTTCGGTCGGTGACGCTGCCCACCCACCCCGCCAGAGATGAGTACACGCGCGGGGAGACGCTCTGCTCCGGGTTCTGCATTTGGCCAGAGTCAGAGGAGATGAGCAAG GTGGCTTATTACAACCAGGCTATGCCGGGGTACCTCAACTACGTCACCACCAACGTGGCGGGACTGTCCTCCGACATCTGCTCCACCTTCGAAGCCTGTGAGAAGTTCCTGCTGAAGAATAAGGAGGACCTGATCTCACGGCTGCAGGACTTCTAG
- the ACOT11 gene encoding acyl-coenzyme A thioesterase 11 isoform X4 yields MLSFFWLRCLLKMVKGNIIVPEDILSFCCNGLQGSTSPPRAGEPGEREEAPGAMASPSPARNPTEVQMSQLVLPCHTNHRGELSTGQLLKWIDTAACLSAERHAGCPCVTASMDDIYFEHTISVGQVVNIKAKVNRAFNSSMEVGIQVSYEDLCSGKHCSICKAYATFVAQGPLGSKVRLKPLTPQTEEEKIEYSIAAERRRMRLVHKDTLKDLLIRSPQETELETRDCSGAVPAERTRVESVELVLPPHANHQGNTFGGQIMAWMENVATIAASRLCRAHPTLRAIEMFHFRGPSQVGDRLVLKAIVNNAFKNSMEVGVSAEAYGQEMSVSRRHINSAFMTFVVLDQEGHPRTLPMVAPEPGDGERRYREASARKKIRLDRKYVVSCKQTEVPLSVPWDQSNKVYLSYNNVSALKMLVAKAHWVLAREKEKVRMYTLEEDKFLSFRIEISVCIPASRAFSLLSNLRRRHEWDSHYVSAELVQKVDDDDMIYHVVSQKLRNENKPQDFVILASRRKPCSRGDPYVVAFRSVTLPTHPARDEYTRGETLCSGFCIWPESEEMSKVAYYNQAMPGYLNYVTTNVAGLSSDICSTFEACEKFLLKNKEDLISRLQDF; encoded by the exons GTGTCTCTTAAAAATGGTCAAGGGGAATATTATAGTCCCTGAAGACATCCTGAGCTTCTGTTGCAATGGCCTCCAG GGCTCGACCTCTCCACCACGTGCTGGGGAGCCAGGGGAGCGGGAGGAGGCGCCGGGGGCCATGGCGAGCCCCTCGCCTGCCCGCAACCCCACCGAGGTGCAGATGAGCCAGCTGGTGCTGCCCTGCCACACCAACCACCGCGGCGAGCTCAGCACCGGCCAGCTGCTCAAGTGGATCGACACGGCCGCCTGCCTCTCCG ccGAGAGACACGCCGGCTGCCCGTGCGTCACAGCTTCCATGGATGATATCTATTTTGAGCACACCATTAG CGTTGGGCAAGTTGTCAACATCAAAGCCAAAGTGAACCGAGCCTTTAACTCCAGCATGGAG GTGGGCATCCAGGTGAGCTACGAAGACCTGTGCAGCGGGAAGCACTGCAGCATCTGCAAGGCGTACGCCACCTTCGTGGCACAGGGCCCCTTGGGCAGCAAG GTGAGGCTGAAGCCGCTGACCCCGCAGACAGAGGAGGAGAAGATCGAGTACAGCATCGCCGCCGAGCGCCGCCGCATGCGCCTGGTGCACAAGGACACCCTCAAGGACCTCCTCATCCGCAGCCCCCAGGAAACCG AGCTGGAGACGCGGGACTGCAGTGGGGCGGTGCCTGCAGAAAGAACGCGGGTGGAGAGCGTGGAGCTGGTGCTGCCTCCACACGCCAACCACCAGGGCAACACCTTTGGTGGGCAGATCATGGCCTGGATGGAGAACGTGGCCACCATCGCAGCCAG ccgGCTGTGCCGCGCCCACCCCACGCTGAGGGCCATCGAGATGTTCCACTTTCGGGGACCGTCGCAAGTCGGAGACCGCCTGGTGCTCAAAGCCATCGTCAACAACGCCTTCAAAAACAG CATGGAGGTGGGGGTCAGCGCCGAGGCCTACGGCCAGGAGATGTCCGTCAGCCGCAGGCACATCAACAGCGCCTTCATGACCTTCGTGGTGCTGGACCAGGAGGGTCATCCCCGCACGCTGCCCATGGTGGCACCCGAGCCGGGG GATGGAGAAAGGAGGTACAGAGAAGCCAgtgctaggaaaaaaattcgGCTGGACCG AAAATACGTCGTCTCCTGCAAACAGACCGAGGTGCCGCTCTCCGTGCCCTGGGACCAAAGCAACAAG gttTACCTGAGCTACAACAACGTCTCTGCGCTGAAGATGCTCGTGGCCAAAGCCCACTGGGTGCTcgccagggaaaaggaaaag GTGCGGATGTACACGCTGGAGGAGGACAAGTTCCTGTCTTTCCGCATCGAGATATCCGTCTGCATCCCGGCCAGCCGAGCCTTCTCCCTGCTCTCCAACCTGCGGCGCCGGCACGAGTGGGACAGCCACTACGT GAGTGCTGAGCTTGTCCAGAAGGTCGATGACGATGACATGATCTACCACGTGGTGAGCCAGAAGCTCAGAAACGAGAACAAACCACAGGACTTTGTTATCCTGGCGTCCCGGCGGAAGCCCTGCAGCAGGGG GGACCCCTACGTGGTGGCCTTTCGGTCGGTGACGCTGCCCACCCACCCCGCCAGAGATGAGTACACGCGCGGGGAGACGCTCTGCTCCGGGTTCTGCATTTGGCCAGAGTCAGAGGAGATGAGCAAG GTGGCTTATTACAACCAGGCTATGCCGGGGTACCTCAACTACGTCACCACCAACGTGGCGGGACTGTCCTCCGACATCTGCTCCACCTTCGAAGCCTGTGAGAAGTTCCTGCTGAAGAATAAGGAGGACCTGATCTCACGGCTGCAGGACTTCTAG
- the ACOT11 gene encoding acyl-coenzyme A thioesterase 11 isoform X2 — protein MLSFFWLRPLSPGTLPGELRPCAGKSSPAFLGTSWELQGALERGCLLKMVKGNIIVPEDILSFCCNGLQGSTSPPRAGEPGEREEAPGAMASPSPARNPTEVQMSQLVLPCHTNHRGELSTGQLLKWIDTAACLSAERHAGCPCVTASMDDIYFEHTISVGQVVNIKAKVNRAFNSSMEVGIQVSYEDLCSGKHCSICKAYATFVAQGPLGSKVRLKPLTPQTEEEKIEYSIAAERRRMRLVHKDTLKDLLIRSPQETELETRDCSGAVPAERTRVESVELVLPPHANHQGNTFGGQIMAWMENVATIAASRLCRAHPTLRAIEMFHFRGPSQVGDRLVLKAIVNNAFKNSMEVGVSAEAYGQEMSVSRRHINSAFMTFVVLDQEGHPRTLPMVAPEPGDGERRYREASARKKIRLDRKYVVSCKQTEVPLSVPWDQSNKVYLSYNNVSALKMLVAKAHWVLAREKEKVRMYTLEEDKFLSFRIEISVCIPASRAFSLLSNLRRRHEWDSHYVSAELVQKVDDDDMIYHVVSQKLRNENKPQDFVILASRRKPCSRGDPYVVAFRSVTLPTHPARDEYTRGETLCSGFCIWPESEEMSKVAYYNQAMPGYLNYVTTNVAGLSSDICSTFEACEKFLLKNKEDLISRLQDF, from the exons GTGTCTCTTAAAAATGGTCAAGGGGAATATTATAGTCCCTGAAGACATCCTGAGCTTCTGTTGCAATGGCCTCCAG GGCTCGACCTCTCCACCACGTGCTGGGGAGCCAGGGGAGCGGGAGGAGGCGCCGGGGGCCATGGCGAGCCCCTCGCCTGCCCGCAACCCCACCGAGGTGCAGATGAGCCAGCTGGTGCTGCCCTGCCACACCAACCACCGCGGCGAGCTCAGCACCGGCCAGCTGCTCAAGTGGATCGACACGGCCGCCTGCCTCTCCG ccGAGAGACACGCCGGCTGCCCGTGCGTCACAGCTTCCATGGATGATATCTATTTTGAGCACACCATTAG CGTTGGGCAAGTTGTCAACATCAAAGCCAAAGTGAACCGAGCCTTTAACTCCAGCATGGAG GTGGGCATCCAGGTGAGCTACGAAGACCTGTGCAGCGGGAAGCACTGCAGCATCTGCAAGGCGTACGCCACCTTCGTGGCACAGGGCCCCTTGGGCAGCAAG GTGAGGCTGAAGCCGCTGACCCCGCAGACAGAGGAGGAGAAGATCGAGTACAGCATCGCCGCCGAGCGCCGCCGCATGCGCCTGGTGCACAAGGACACCCTCAAGGACCTCCTCATCCGCAGCCCCCAGGAAACCG AGCTGGAGACGCGGGACTGCAGTGGGGCGGTGCCTGCAGAAAGAACGCGGGTGGAGAGCGTGGAGCTGGTGCTGCCTCCACACGCCAACCACCAGGGCAACACCTTTGGTGGGCAGATCATGGCCTGGATGGAGAACGTGGCCACCATCGCAGCCAG ccgGCTGTGCCGCGCCCACCCCACGCTGAGGGCCATCGAGATGTTCCACTTTCGGGGACCGTCGCAAGTCGGAGACCGCCTGGTGCTCAAAGCCATCGTCAACAACGCCTTCAAAAACAG CATGGAGGTGGGGGTCAGCGCCGAGGCCTACGGCCAGGAGATGTCCGTCAGCCGCAGGCACATCAACAGCGCCTTCATGACCTTCGTGGTGCTGGACCAGGAGGGTCATCCCCGCACGCTGCCCATGGTGGCACCCGAGCCGGGG GATGGAGAAAGGAGGTACAGAGAAGCCAgtgctaggaaaaaaattcgGCTGGACCG AAAATACGTCGTCTCCTGCAAACAGACCGAGGTGCCGCTCTCCGTGCCCTGGGACCAAAGCAACAAG gttTACCTGAGCTACAACAACGTCTCTGCGCTGAAGATGCTCGTGGCCAAAGCCCACTGGGTGCTcgccagggaaaaggaaaag GTGCGGATGTACACGCTGGAGGAGGACAAGTTCCTGTCTTTCCGCATCGAGATATCCGTCTGCATCCCGGCCAGCCGAGCCTTCTCCCTGCTCTCCAACCTGCGGCGCCGGCACGAGTGGGACAGCCACTACGT GAGTGCTGAGCTTGTCCAGAAGGTCGATGACGATGACATGATCTACCACGTGGTGAGCCAGAAGCTCAGAAACGAGAACAAACCACAGGACTTTGTTATCCTGGCGTCCCGGCGGAAGCCCTGCAGCAGGGG GGACCCCTACGTGGTGGCCTTTCGGTCGGTGACGCTGCCCACCCACCCCGCCAGAGATGAGTACACGCGCGGGGAGACGCTCTGCTCCGGGTTCTGCATTTGGCCAGAGTCAGAGGAGATGAGCAAG GTGGCTTATTACAACCAGGCTATGCCGGGGTACCTCAACTACGTCACCACCAACGTGGCGGGACTGTCCTCCGACATCTGCTCCACCTTCGAAGCCTGTGAGAAGTTCCTGCTGAAGAATAAGGAGGACCTGATCTCACGGCTGCAGGACTTCTAG
- the ACOT11 gene encoding acyl-coenzyme A thioesterase 11 isoform X3: MVKGNIIVPEDILSFCCNGLQGSTSPPRAGEPGEREEAPGAMASPSPARNPTEVQMSQLVLPCHTNHRGELSTGQLLKWIDTAACLSAERHAGCPCVTASMDDIYFEHTISQPSVSPAGQRDGRSGVGVGQVVNIKAKVNRAFNSSMEVGIQVSYEDLCSGKHCSICKAYATFVAQGPLGSKVRLKPLTPQTEEEKIEYSIAAERRRMRLVHKDTLKDLLIRSPQETELETRDCSGAVPAERTRVESVELVLPPHANHQGNTFGGQIMAWMENVATIAASRLCRAHPTLRAIEMFHFRGPSQVGDRLVLKAIVNNAFKNSMEVGVSAEAYGQEMSVSRRHINSAFMTFVVLDQEGHPRTLPMVAPEPGDGERRYREASARKKIRLDRKYVVSCKQTEVPLSVPWDQSNKVYLSYNNVSALKMLVAKAHWVLAREKEKVRMYTLEEDKFLSFRIEISVCIPASRAFSLLSNLRRRHEWDSHYVSAELVQKVDDDDMIYHVVSQKLRNENKPQDFVILASRRKPCSRGDPYVVAFRSVTLPTHPARDEYTRGETLCSGFCIWPESEEMSKVAYYNQAMPGYLNYVTTNVAGLSSDICSTFEACEKFLLKNKEDLISRLQDF, from the exons ATGGTCAAGGGGAATATTATAGTCCCTGAAGACATCCTGAGCTTCTGTTGCAATGGCCTCCAG GGCTCGACCTCTCCACCACGTGCTGGGGAGCCAGGGGAGCGGGAGGAGGCGCCGGGGGCCATGGCGAGCCCCTCGCCTGCCCGCAACCCCACCGAGGTGCAGATGAGCCAGCTGGTGCTGCCCTGCCACACCAACCACCGCGGCGAGCTCAGCACCGGCCAGCTGCTCAAGTGGATCGACACGGCCGCCTGCCTCTCCG ccGAGAGACACGCCGGCTGCCCGTGCGTCACAGCTTCCATGGATGATATCTATTTTGAGCACACCATTAG CCAGCCGTCTGTAAGCCCTGCTGGGCAGCGGGACGGGAGGAGCGGTGTCGG CGTTGGGCAAGTTGTCAACATCAAAGCCAAAGTGAACCGAGCCTTTAACTCCAGCATGGAG GTGGGCATCCAGGTGAGCTACGAAGACCTGTGCAGCGGGAAGCACTGCAGCATCTGCAAGGCGTACGCCACCTTCGTGGCACAGGGCCCCTTGGGCAGCAAG GTGAGGCTGAAGCCGCTGACCCCGCAGACAGAGGAGGAGAAGATCGAGTACAGCATCGCCGCCGAGCGCCGCCGCATGCGCCTGGTGCACAAGGACACCCTCAAGGACCTCCTCATCCGCAGCCCCCAGGAAACCG AGCTGGAGACGCGGGACTGCAGTGGGGCGGTGCCTGCAGAAAGAACGCGGGTGGAGAGCGTGGAGCTGGTGCTGCCTCCACACGCCAACCACCAGGGCAACACCTTTGGTGGGCAGATCATGGCCTGGATGGAGAACGTGGCCACCATCGCAGCCAG ccgGCTGTGCCGCGCCCACCCCACGCTGAGGGCCATCGAGATGTTCCACTTTCGGGGACCGTCGCAAGTCGGAGACCGCCTGGTGCTCAAAGCCATCGTCAACAACGCCTTCAAAAACAG CATGGAGGTGGGGGTCAGCGCCGAGGCCTACGGCCAGGAGATGTCCGTCAGCCGCAGGCACATCAACAGCGCCTTCATGACCTTCGTGGTGCTGGACCAGGAGGGTCATCCCCGCACGCTGCCCATGGTGGCACCCGAGCCGGGG GATGGAGAAAGGAGGTACAGAGAAGCCAgtgctaggaaaaaaattcgGCTGGACCG AAAATACGTCGTCTCCTGCAAACAGACCGAGGTGCCGCTCTCCGTGCCCTGGGACCAAAGCAACAAG gttTACCTGAGCTACAACAACGTCTCTGCGCTGAAGATGCTCGTGGCCAAAGCCCACTGGGTGCTcgccagggaaaaggaaaag GTGCGGATGTACACGCTGGAGGAGGACAAGTTCCTGTCTTTCCGCATCGAGATATCCGTCTGCATCCCGGCCAGCCGAGCCTTCTCCCTGCTCTCCAACCTGCGGCGCCGGCACGAGTGGGACAGCCACTACGT GAGTGCTGAGCTTGTCCAGAAGGTCGATGACGATGACATGATCTACCACGTGGTGAGCCAGAAGCTCAGAAACGAGAACAAACCACAGGACTTTGTTATCCTGGCGTCCCGGCGGAAGCCCTGCAGCAGGGG GGACCCCTACGTGGTGGCCTTTCGGTCGGTGACGCTGCCCACCCACCCCGCCAGAGATGAGTACACGCGCGGGGAGACGCTCTGCTCCGGGTTCTGCATTTGGCCAGAGTCAGAGGAGATGAGCAAG GTGGCTTATTACAACCAGGCTATGCCGGGGTACCTCAACTACGTCACCACCAACGTGGCGGGACTGTCCTCCGACATCTGCTCCACCTTCGAAGCCTGTGAGAAGTTCCTGCTGAAGAATAAGGAGGACCTGATCTCACGGCTGCAGGACTTCTAG
- the TMEM205 gene encoding transmembrane protein 205 → MKGPVPIQDTMASGTEPSNTIKLLHLLFLSTSWGMQLWVTFVAGFVMSRHLPRHTFGSIQRQLFPYYFHISCTCAFLNLTLFAMSHRSEGLGEEHTSQIIIFFVCIIASVLNAQCFGQATSVTAAQLQQVERSHGLGQELGLAAREPRRQLRASNPGYRQLAQRFALCHALSSLCNLLCVLCNGLSLWHLAAQLPAL, encoded by the exons ATGAAGGGACCTGTCCCCATCCAGGACACCATGGCAAGTGGCACGGAGCCCTCCAACACCATCAAACTGCTGCACCTGCTTTTCCTCTCCACctcctggggaatgcagctctGGGTGACCTTCGTGGCCG GGTTTGTGATGAGCAGGCACCTCCCTCGCCACACCTTCGGCTCCATCCAGCGTCAGCTCTTCCCCTACTACTTCCACATCAGCTGCACCTGCGCCTTCCTCAACCTGACGCTGTTTGCCATGTCCCACCGCAGCGAGGGGCTCGGTGAGGAGCACACGAGCCAG ATCATCATCTTCTTCGTCTGCATCATCGCTTCGGTGCTGAACGCGCAGTGTTTTGGGCAGGCCACCTCCGTCACCGcggcccagctgcagcaggtggaGCGCAGCCAcgggctggggcaggagctggggctggcgGCCAGAGAGCCCCGCAGGCAGCTCCGAGCCTCCAACCCCGGCTACAGGCAGCTGGCCCAGCGCTTCGCCCTCTGCCACGCTCTGTCCTCGCTGTGCAACCTCCTCTGCGTGCTGTGCAACGGGCTGAGCCTGTGGCACCtggcggcacagctccctgccctcTGA
- the TTC4 gene encoding tetratricopeptide repeat protein 4, whose amino-acid sequence MAEAEQDGVSGAPEPPRYRGALHPDTWEQELEAIPMFMKRCPAEIDAARQPELACLQSLLFDEERSPAELALMYKNEGNEYFKEKDYGRAVAAYSEGLRRRCGDAELDAVLLTNRGAAHFHLGNYRSALNDAIQAKKLKPTHLKAIIRGALCHLELKNFLEAIEWCEEGLQIDPKEKKFVEMRAKADKLKRIQERDARKAKVMERKEQCQKEILLAAIKERNIKLALEPSDEEEEVSDGLAEISLDGFHSDSATGAKVHLDADGSLNWPVLFLYPEHEQTDFTVAFHENSRFIDHLMVMFAELPPWDLEKKYLPNNLELYFEDEEREEMYEVNPEHTLLQVLQHERYFVKAGTPTVLVFAKRSPFSKKYFSGKKVHRL is encoded by the exons ATGGCGGAGGCCGAGCAGGACGGCGTGTCCGGAGCCCCGGAGCCGCCGCGGTACCGGGGAGCGCTGCACCCCGACACCTGGGAGCAG GAGCTGGAGGCCATCCCCATGTTCATGAAGCGCTGCCCGGCCGAGATCGATGCGGCTCGGCAGCCCGAGCTCGCCTGCCTGCAGTCGCTGCTGTTCGACGAGGAGCGGAGCCCCGCAG AGCTGGCCCTGATGTACAAGAACGAAGGGAACGAGTACTTCAAGGAGAAGGACTACGGCAGAGCGGTGGCCGCCTACTCGGAGGGGCTGCGGAGGCGCTGCGGGGACGCGGAGCTGGACGCGGTGCTGCTCACCAACCGAGGGGCTGCACATTTCCACCTGG GTAATTACCGTTCTGCTCTAAATGACGCCATCCAAGCCAAAAAGCTGAAGCCCACCCATCTCAAAGCCATCATAAGAG GAGCTCTCTGTCACCTGGAGCTAAAGAATTTCTTGGAAGCAATAGAATGGTGTGAGGAAGGCTTGCAAATAGacccaaaagagaaaaagtttGTAGAAATGAGAGCTAAAGCTGACAAATTGAAG CGAATTCAGGAGCGGGATGCCAGGAAAGCAAAGGTGATGGAGAGGAAAGAGCAGTGTCAGAAGGAAATTTTGCTAGCAGCAATAAAG gaAAGAAATATCAAGCTGGCTCTTGAGCCTTCAGATGAAGAAGAGGAAGTGTCAGACGGCCTGGCTGAGATATCCTTAGATGGGTTCCACTCTGACAGTGCCACAGGGGCAAAGGTGCACTTGGATGCTGATGGCAGCCTGAACTGGCCTGTCCTCTTCCTGTACCCTGAGCACGAGCAGACAGATTTCACTGTGGCTTTCCATGAGAACTCCAG GTTTATTGATCATTTAATGGTGATGTTTGCTGAGTTACCTCCTTGggatttagagaaaaaataccTTCCCAACAATCTTGAG ctctattttgaagatgaagaaagagaagaaatgtaTGAGGTGAACCCAGAACACACATTGCTACAAGTGCTGCAGCATGAAAG GTATTTTGTAAAGGCCGGGACCCCGACAGTTTTGGTATTTGCCAAGCGTTCTCCTTTCTCTAAGAAATACTTCTCTGGCAAGAAAGTGCATCGACTGTAA
- the PARS2 gene encoding probable proline--tRNA ligase, mitochondrial — MEALLRRCRLPALGARQRGLRARHGGTPGRARRLLLSQLFQPLALPVGGQAGPEGRPGEPTCRSQRLMLQGGLIHPSSPGCYCYLPPAVRAMEKLIKVMDEEMQAVGGQKLNLPSLCSAELWRASGRWDQMGPELFRLVDRHNHGYCLGPTHEEVVTALVASQSGLSYRQLPLLLYQVTRKFRDEPKPRFGLLRSREFYMKDMYSFDASEEAARRTYERVCDAYGSLFTRLGLPFVKVQAATGSIGGTTSHEFQLPADVGEDRLVLCPQGHFAANVETLNGEQTSCPTCGEKLTETKGIEVGHTFYLGTKYSSVANAVFSSADNKPQLAEMGCYGLGVSRILAASIEVLSTEDSIRWPSLIAPYQLCFIPPKRGSKEEEEQGAVLLERVYDELAEAVPHLAGDSVLDDRTQLTIGKRLKDAKKLGYPYVVVAGKRVCEEPPVFEVWNQNAGEILFLTKEGVIELLSKVQVP, encoded by the coding sequence ATGGAGGCTTTGCTGAGGAGGTGCCGTCTCCCGGCGCTGGGCGCCCGGCAGCGCGGGCTCAGGGCCCGGCACGGCGGCACCCCGGGCAGGGCCAGGCGCCTGCTGCTCTCGCAGCTCTTCCAGCCGCTGGCCCTGCCCGTGGGCGGCCAGGCAGGGCCCGAGGGCCGGCCCGGGGAGCCCACCTGCCGCAGCCAGCGGCTGATGCTGCAAGGGGGGCTCATCCATCCCAGCAGCCCCGGCTGCTACTGCTACCTGCCGCCCGCCGTCCGCGCCATGGAGAAGCTGATCAAGGTGATGGACGAGGAGATGCAGGCCGTGGGCGGGCAGAAGCTGAAcctgcccagcctgtgctcGGCGGAGCTGTGGCGCGCCAGCGGCCGCTGGGACCAGATGGGGCCGGAGCTCTTCCGGCTGGTGGATCGGCACAACCACGGCTACTGCCTGGGCCCCACGCACGAGGAGGTGGTGACGGCGCTGGTGGCCTCGCAGAGCGGCCTGTCCTACAGACAGCTCCCGCTGCTCCTCTACCAGGTGACCAGGAAGTTCCGGGACGAGCCCAAGCCCCGCTTCGGTTTGCTGCGCAGCCGGGAGTTCTACATGAAGGACATGTACTCGTTCGACGCCTCCGAGGAGGCGGCTCGGCGCACCTACGAGCGGGTGTGTGACGCCTACGGCAGCCTCTTCACCCGCCTGGGGCTGCCCTTTGTCAAGGTGCAGGCGGCCACGGGCAGCATCGGCGGCACCACGTCCCACGAGTTCCAGCTCCCGGCGGACGTCGGCGAGgacaggctggtgctgtgccctCAGGGACATTTTGCTGCCAACGTGGAGACGCTAAACGGGGAGCAAACCTCGTGCCCCACGTGCGGGGAGAAACTCACCGAGACCAAAGGGATCGAGGTGGGGCACACATTTTACCTGGGCACCAAGTACTCCTCTGTCGCCAACGCCGTCTTCTCCTCCGCCGACAACAAACCCCAGCTGGCAGAAATGGGCTGCTACGGCCTGGGCGTCTCTCGCATCCTGGCGGCCTCCATCGAGGTGCTCTCCACCGAGGACAGCATCCGCTGGCCGAGCCTCATCGCTCCCTATCAGCTCTGCTTCATCCCCCCCAAGAGGGGcagcaaggaggaggaggagcagggagcggTGCTGCTGGAGCGGGTCTACGATGAGCTGGCCGAAGCGGTGCCCCACCTCGCTGGCGACTCGGTGCTGGACGACCGGACCCAGCTGACCATCGGTAAAAGGCTGAAGGATGCCAAAAAGCTGGGATATCCCTACGTGGTTGTGGCTGGGAAGAGGGTCTGCGAGGAGCCCCCGGTCTTTGAGGTTTGGAATCAGAACGCTGGCGAGATTTTGTTCCTCACCAAAGAAGGGGTCATAGAGCTGCTGAGTAAAGTGCAAGTCCCTTAA